One Schistocerca piceifrons isolate TAMUIC-IGC-003096 chromosome 11, iqSchPice1.1, whole genome shotgun sequence genomic window carries:
- the LOC124720376 gene encoding uncharacterized protein LOC124720376 isoform X2: MMCNPSASRWRTTKWKNTRTGLGLIYLDEEWQREDRSNAMVSVDTDCVQLLANALDHPTCPLEDLPPETKNLRERCRVQLWDDMVQRSPHIPVTSYLAYTQRANVNLCLLAWMTANSFGVCQDVPFSMLQSVHDARCYFDSPGDQSCLQSNATDAICSVSRAVLLLMCIDFSFHKSFDLCGVSFYTNGSHFTTYNLTWEREFYKGYVRPTERALKYKDSLNSATLKYKDFKIDSLKPLEMSFIALNIIFRFLTTVVYMYLPQLRNVPGKIFLSIQITGITQILCSEVIYRMTGVPDLSTMVHIDSALTLLRCIWLNLFCYQMYACVRHLRLPDDLPPAEARRVFRGQALYALIPWSVVCTATIAFEKTSKYYLMHSRIIFLAGISLSITFNFVCLGSVGYMYLRARNSMRQLKIFSNDKFASKKQYVFMSVKGVILSGIGIIIRIGFHQAQGIAQFVYYVHIATMVQGPLQFVFFICNGTTLPLLRNRVLSWWNPDIIRPGQELCSTAERNLERRRNERSLLAQSSL, from the coding sequence ATGAGGAGTGGCAGAGGGAGGACAGAAGCAACGCCATGGTCTCCGtggacactgactgcgtgcagctgttggcgAACGCCCtcgaccaccccacgtgtccgctggaagacctgccaccgGAAACCAAAAACCTGCGCGAGCGGTGCCGCGTGCAGCTGTGGGACGAcatggtgcagaggtcgccccacatacccgtcaccagctacctggcctacacgcagagggcaAACGTCAACCTCTGCCTGCTGGCCTGGATGACAGCCAACTCGTTCGGCgtttgtcaggacgtcccgtttagtaTGCTACAATCCGTACAtgatgctcgctgctatttcgacAGCCCTGGCGATCAGTCCTGCctgcagtcgaacgctacagacgccatctgctctgtttccagagcagTCCTGTTGCTCATGTGTATCGATTTTTCTTTCCATAAGTCTTTCGATTTATGCGGCGTCAGTTTCTACACAAACGGATCGCACTTCACGACGTACAATTTAACGTGGGAAAGAGAGTTCTACAAAGGGTATGTGAGGCCAACAGAAAGGGCTCTTAAGTACAAAGACAGCTTGAACAGTGCCACCTTGAAATACAAAGATTTCAAAATCGACAGCTTAAAACCTTTAGAAATGTCATTTATAGCCTTAAATATTATTTTCCGCTTTTTGACCACTGTTGTATACATGTACCTGCCCCAGTTACGTAATGTCCCGGGAAAGATATTCTTGTCCATTCAGATCACGGGTATAACGCAGATCTTGTGTTCTGAGGTCATTTATCGTATGACAGGTGTCCCCGACCTATCTACGATGGTCCACATTGATAGTGCCCTTACTCTTCTAAGATGTATCTGGCTAAACTTATTCTGCTACCAAATGTACGCGTGTGTCCGTCATCTTAGGCTCCCTGACGACCTGCCACCTGCTGAAGCCAGAAGGGTATTCCGTGGTCAAGCGCTGTACGCACTGATACCGTGGAGTGTGGTATGCACAGCAACTATTGCTTTCGAAAAGACGAGCAAATATTACCTGATGCACAGTCGGATAATATTCCTTGCGGGGATTTCTCTATCGATAACTTTCAATTTTGTTTGTCTTGGGTCGGTGGGATACATGTACTTACGTGCTCGGAACTCCATGCGGCAACTCAAAATTTTTAGTAACGATAAATTTGCCTCTAAGAAACAATatgtttttatgtcagttaagggtGTTATTTTGAGCGGGATAGGTATaattattagaattgggttccaccaggcACAAGGCATAGCGCAGTTTGTGTACTACGTACACATAGCCACGATGGTGCAGGGACCACTGCAGTTCGTTTTCTTCATTTGTAATGGAACGACGCTGCCTCTGCTCAGGAACAGAGTGCTGTCGTGGTGGAATCCGGATATCATACGCCCAGGACAGGAGCTCTGTTCAACAGCTGAGAGAAATCTGGAAAGGAGGAGAAATGAACGGTCTCTCCTTGCGCAATCCTCGTTGTAA
- the LOC124720376 gene encoding uncharacterized protein LOC124720376 isoform X1, translating to MAHYKVEEHKNRPGTYILRRPLLNHDLLSYHERFLSFRDDFTALCVARHRRASQMFGLADALYSFYYYNWFFDLQFVGDIESLDEEWQREDRSNAMVSVDTDCVQLLANALDHPTCPLEDLPPETKNLRERCRVQLWDDMVQRSPHIPVTSYLAYTQRANVNLCLLAWMTANSFGVCQDVPFSMLQSVHDARCYFDSPGDQSCLQSNATDAICSVSRAVLLLMCIDFSFHKSFDLCGVSFYTNGSHFTTYNLTWEREFYKGYVRPTERALKYKDSLNSATLKYKDFKIDSLKPLEMSFIALNIIFRFLTTVVYMYLPQLRNVPGKIFLSIQITGITQILCSEVIYRMTGVPDLSTMVHIDSALTLLRCIWLNLFCYQMYACVRHLRLPDDLPPAEARRVFRGQALYALIPWSVVCTATIAFEKTSKYYLMHSRIIFLAGISLSITFNFVCLGSVGYMYLRARNSMRQLKIFSNDKFASKKQYVFMSVKGVILSGIGIIIRIGFHQAQGIAQFVYYVHIATMVQGPLQFVFFICNGTTLPLLRNRVLSWWNPDIIRPGQELCSTAERNLERRRNERSLLAQSSL from the exons ACGACCTCTGTTGAATCATGACCTACTGTCCTACCACGAGCGGTTCCTCTCCTTCAGGGACGACTTTACTGCGCTGTGCGTCGCTCGACATCGACGGGCGTCACAAATGTTTGGTCTCGCCGACGCACTGTATTCCTTCTATTATTACAACTGGTTCTTCGACCTACAGTTTGTAGGTGACATCGAGAGTTTAG ATGAGGAGTGGCAGAGGGAGGACAGAAGCAACGCCATGGTCTCCGtggacactgactgcgtgcagctgttggcgAACGCCCtcgaccaccccacgtgtccgctggaagacctgccaccgGAAACCAAAAACCTGCGCGAGCGGTGCCGCGTGCAGCTGTGGGACGAcatggtgcagaggtcgccccacatacccgtcaccagctacctggcctacacgcagagggcaAACGTCAACCTCTGCCTGCTGGCCTGGATGACAGCCAACTCGTTCGGCgtttgtcaggacgtcccgtttagtaTGCTACAATCCGTACAtgatgctcgctgctatttcgacAGCCCTGGCGATCAGTCCTGCctgcagtcgaacgctacagacgccatctgctctgtttccagagcagTCCTGTTGCTCATGTGTATCGATTTTTCTTTCCATAAGTCTTTCGATTTATGCGGCGTCAGTTTCTACACAAACGGATCGCACTTCACGACGTACAATTTAACGTGGGAAAGAGAGTTCTACAAAGGGTATGTGAGGCCAACAGAAAGGGCTCTTAAGTACAAAGACAGCTTGAACAGTGCCACCTTGAAATACAAAGATTTCAAAATCGACAGCTTAAAACCTTTAGAAATGTCATTTATAGCCTTAAATATTATTTTCCGCTTTTTGACCACTGTTGTATACATGTACCTGCCCCAGTTACGTAATGTCCCGGGAAAGATATTCTTGTCCATTCAGATCACGGGTATAACGCAGATCTTGTGTTCTGAGGTCATTTATCGTATGACAGGTGTCCCCGACCTATCTACGATGGTCCACATTGATAGTGCCCTTACTCTTCTAAGATGTATCTGGCTAAACTTATTCTGCTACCAAATGTACGCGTGTGTCCGTCATCTTAGGCTCCCTGACGACCTGCCACCTGCTGAAGCCAGAAGGGTATTCCGTGGTCAAGCGCTGTACGCACTGATACCGTGGAGTGTGGTATGCACAGCAACTATTGCTTTCGAAAAGACGAGCAAATATTACCTGATGCACAGTCGGATAATATTCCTTGCGGGGATTTCTCTATCGATAACTTTCAATTTTGTTTGTCTTGGGTCGGTGGGATACATGTACTTACGTGCTCGGAACTCCATGCGGCAACTCAAAATTTTTAGTAACGATAAATTTGCCTCTAAGAAACAATatgtttttatgtcagttaagggtGTTATTTTGAGCGGGATAGGTATaattattagaattgggttccaccaggcACAAGGCATAGCGCAGTTTGTGTACTACGTACACATAGCCACGATGGTGCAGGGACCACTGCAGTTCGTTTTCTTCATTTGTAATGGAACGACGCTGCCTCTGCTCAGGAACAGAGTGCTGTCGTGGTGGAATCCGGATATCATACGCCCAGGACAGGAGCTCTGTTCAACAGCTGAGAGAAATCTGGAAAGGAGGAGAAATGAACGGTCTCTCCTTGCGCAATCCTCGTTGTAA